From the Hyphomicrobiaceae bacterium genome, the window ATGTAACCGGCCGAGGCTGCAACCGTCCCGAACTGTGCGACAAGGGGCTTTTTCTCGGCGAGTTTGCGCAGCGATTCATAAAGCGCCTCGCCCCCGGTCGTCGTTCCGCCGGGGCTGTTCACGTAGAGGATCACGCCCTTGACGTGATCGTCCTCTGTGATGTCCTTGAGCATCTTGAGCTGATCGCGGTCCTCGGTGATGGTCCCCTCGATGGCGACGCGGGCGATCTGCGACTGGCCGGTCAGCGACAGCTTATCTCCCTCGAACATCATCAAGCCAAGAGCGAGAGCGACCGCAGCAATTCCAGCCCCGCGCCACACGGTGAGCGAACGGCGCAACCGGCGGCGGTCGAGTACGGTTTCGGTTTCGAGCATGTCGTCCTCATGATCCTGATCTGGCGGAAGCCCAGGTACGTGCCTTGGTCTTCCGGTCGCAACGGGTGGCAGCAGGGGCCGCTAGTTGCTTGATTTGCATTGACGTTAGGCAAGGATTGGGCGACGCGCAACGGGCCCAGCGCTACAAGGATGAAATAAACCAAACGCGCGGAGGTTTCCCTCCGCGCGCCAGGTAAACGAATTGTCAGGCCTCTTGGACCGGACTTACTCGCTGGCTTCTTCGTCGCCTTCCGAGTTGTCACGCTTCTTGATGGCAGCCTTGAAGATGTCGCCCAGCGAAGCACCCGAGTCGGACGACCCGTACTGAGCGACCGCCTGCTTCTCTTCAGCAATCTCAAGAGCCTTGATCGACACCGAGATTCGGCGCGCAGCCTTATCGACGGTGAGGACCGATGCATCGACCTTGTCGCCGACGTTGAAGCGCTCAGGACGCTGCTCGGAACGATCGCGCGACAGGTCAGAGCGCTTGATGAAGGAGGTGAGATCGGTGTCGGCGATCTTCACTTCGATGCCGTTCTCCTGAACACTCGTCACAGAGCAAGTGACAGCATCGCCCTTCTTGAACTTGCCCATGGCGTCGACCGGATCGCCGCCGAGCTGCTTGATACCCAGCGAGATTCTTTCCTTGGCGCCATCGACGTCGAGCACGACGGCCTTGACCGTATCGCCCTTCTTGTAATCCTTGATCGCCTCGTCGCCCGGCTTCGACCAATCTAGATCGGACAGATGCACCATGCCATCGACGCCGTTGTCGAGACCGATGAACAGGCCAAACTCGGTGATGTTGCGGATCGGACCTTCCACGACCGAGCCCTTGGGATGCTGGGCAAGGAAGCCCTCCCAGGGGTTCTCCTGGGTCTGCTTCAGGCCGAGCGAGATGCGGCGCTTCTGAGGATCGACCTCAAGCACCTGAACGTCGACCTGCTGCGAAGTCGAGACGATCTTGCCGGGGTGCGTATTCTTCTTGGTCCAGCTCATCTCGGAAACGTGGATCAGACCTTCAACGCCCGGCTCCAACTCCACGAACGCACCGTAATCGGCGATGTTCGTGACGGTGCCCTTGATCTTCGCGCCGACCGGATACTTCTCGGCGATCGCAGACCACGGATCGGCCTGAAGCTGCTTCATGCCAAGCGAAATGCGCTGCGTCTCGGGGTTGATGCGGATGATCTGCACCTTCACCGTGTCGCCGACGTTCAGGATCTCGGACGGATGGTTCACGCGGCGCCACGCCATATCGGTGACGTGCAGCAGGCCATCGATGCCGCCGAGGTCGATGAAGGCGCCGTAGTCGGTGATGTTCTTGACCAGACCTTCGATGACCTGCCCCTCTTCGAGGCGGGCGACGATGTCGGCGCGCTGCTCTGCACGGGTCTCCTCAAGCACCGAGCGGCGCGAGACGACGATGTTACCGCGACGGCGATCCATCTTCAGGATCTGGAAGGGCTGGGGCTGATGCATCAGCGGCCCGATATCGCGCACGGGGCGAATATCAACCTGGCTGCCGGGAAGGAACGCAACCGCGCCGTCGAGATCGACGGTGAAGCCGCCCTTGACCTTGTTGAAGATAACGCCCGTAACTTTCTCGCCCTTCTCATGCAGGCGCTCAAGGCGGGTCCAGCTTTCTTCGCGGCGAGCCTTGTCGCGCGACAGCACCGCCTCACCGAGCGCATTCTCTACTCGCTCCAGGTAGACCTCGACCGTATCGCCTACCTTCAAGTCGCCAGACTTGCCGCCCATGCCGAATTCCTTCAGCGCGATGCGACCTTCCATTTTCAGGCCGACGTCAATGACGGCCATATCCTTCTCTATGCCGACAACCTTGCCCTTGACGACCGAACCTTCGAAAAGGTCGTCCTTGGCCAAGCTCTCAGCCAGCAGGGCTGCAAACTCGTCATGGCTGGGGTTCATTTCTTTGGACAGTTGATCCGACATTCTTTCTCCAAATAGTTGATGTCCGCGCCGCGACCGGCAGGCGGAGAATTGACAGATAAGGGTTTGCTGTTCGCCCGAGGAAACGGTCAAAGGCCGTGCACGCGCACAGCCGAGATAGACGGAGTTTCACCGGGTTGTATGAGATGTCTCGAATGTTGCCGCGATGGGTGCGCCACCCTGCCGGAAGAAGAATTTAGGCCCTGTTTCAGGACCCGGTCCGGCCGATCTCCTCGTGATCTATCCGGCGGCAACGCCGAATGACGGGCGGTATAGGGGAAAGTAGGCAAAAGGGCAAGACTCGATGGCGACCGGCTGTCCAAGCCAAAGAGGGGCTCTGGGCGTAGGCGAGCGCTCCTTATATAATCCGCGAGTACTATCCCCCTGAGAGGCCTCATGATCGTTCTTTATCGAAACGGCGAACAGCGCGTCATTACCGGCTGGCGGGAATGGCTGATCTGGCTGGCCGCCGGCGTCATTCTCGTCGTTTTAGCCTGTCTGGCGCTCGGCTTTGCCCTGACCCTTTTCACAATTGCGGTGTTCGCGCTTCCGGTTGCCATAGTGCTGGCCTTGATTGCCGGGCTGGTCCAGTCGCGGCGTTAGCCGGTCCCGAGTTCCCCGCGCCGGCGCAGTTCGGCTTCGACTTCAGCCATGCCGTCGGCGAGCGCGATCTTAGGCGCGAAGCCGAGCATGGTTTCAGCCTTCTTGCTTGAGTAGCCGCCCGGCCGGCAGAGGATTGCGATCGCACCCGGCCCCATCTCTGTCTTGGCGCCAATCGCGCGGGCCAAGCCGCCTCCCGCGGTCGCCAGAGCCTTCAAAGCCCGGGCGGGCAATGCGGGCGGCGACCCCTCCCGGCCCAGCCAGCGCCAATGGTAGGAGAAGAACTCCCGCGTCGTGACCCCGCCGTCAGCGAGAATGAAGATCTGGCCCGCGCCCCTCGGGCTTTCTGCTGACAGCATCATGCCGTCGACCAGATCGTTCACATGGATGGGGCTGAAGTGCCCATTGCCTTCGTTAGGCAGCATGAACTGACGCGCGCGCATCATGTTGAGTGGCTCACGGATCCACGCGGACTCGACGCCATAGACATCGGCCGGTCGAATGATCGTCACATTTATCTTGCCGGATGCATGGGCTGCGAGCACGGCATGCTCAGCGGCAATCTTGGAGTCGGTGTAGGTATTGCCGTTTGGCATGAGCGGCCATGTCTCGTCCGCACCGTCATCGCTTTCAAAGCCCATCGCGGCGACCGAGGATACATACTCGAAACGCTTCACACCACGTTTGGCGGCCTCATCGAGGAGTAACTGCGTACCCTTGACGTTGACGGTCCACGCGACCTCGCGCTTTTCCACCAGCGAGACCACGGCGGCTGCGTGGAAGACGATATCGCAACCATCCAAATGATGAGCCCATGGCGACGGATTGCTTACATCGCCAGCAACGACACCGAGTGCCTCGTCAGGACGACGCGCAACACCGACCGCCTCGATGCCGCGGGCTCGATAAGCGTTCAGCAGTTGCTTGCCAACAAGCCCTGTGCCGCCGGTGACAAGCACCTTGCGCGGGACGATTGGAGTGGTCGCGGTCATTCTTGTCTCCATAGGTCAATGCGCCGGAGATCATGTGTGTACCGGCGCGTGCCGCTGCGC encodes:
- the rpsA gene encoding 30S ribosomal protein S1: MSDQLSKEMNPSHDEFAALLAESLAKDDLFEGSVVKGKVVGIEKDMAVIDVGLKMEGRIALKEFGMGGKSGDLKVGDTVEVYLERVENALGEAVLSRDKARREESWTRLERLHEKGEKVTGVIFNKVKGGFTVDLDGAVAFLPGSQVDIRPVRDIGPLMHQPQPFQILKMDRRRGNIVVSRRSVLEETRAEQRADIVARLEEGQVIEGLVKNITDYGAFIDLGGIDGLLHVTDMAWRRVNHPSEILNVGDTVKVQIIRINPETQRISLGMKQLQADPWSAIAEKYPVGAKIKGTVTNIADYGAFVELEPGVEGLIHVSEMSWTKKNTHPGKIVSTSQQVDVQVLEVDPQKRRISLGLKQTQENPWEGFLAQHPKGSVVEGPIRNITEFGLFIGLDNGVDGMVHLSDLDWSKPGDEAIKDYKKGDTVKAVVLDVDGAKERISLGIKQLGGDPVDAMGKFKKGDAVTCSVTSVQENGIEVKIADTDLTSFIKRSDLSRDRSEQRPERFNVGDKVDASVLTVDKAARRISVSIKALEIAEEKQAVAQYGSSDSGASLGDIFKAAIKKRDNSEGDEEASE
- a CDS encoding NAD-dependent epimerase/dehydratase family protein, translating into MTATTPIVPRKVLVTGGTGLVGKQLLNAYRARGIEAVGVARRPDEALGVVAGDVSNPSPWAHHLDGCDIVFHAAAVVSLVEKREVAWTVNVKGTQLLLDEAAKRGVKRFEYVSSVAAMGFESDDGADETWPLMPNGNTYTDSKIAAEHAVLAAHASGKINVTIIRPADVYGVESAWIREPLNMMRARQFMLPNEGNGHFSPIHVNDLVDGMMLSAESPRGAGQIFILADGGVTTREFFSYHWRWLGREGSPPALPARALKALATAGGGLARAIGAKTEMGPGAIAILCRPGGYSSKKAETMLGFAPKIALADGMAEVEAELRRRGELGTG